The genomic interval TGCGGTCTATGCCTTTTTTTATGGTCTATAACAACAACTCTTACTTACTCAACTCTTCAGCCTTCTTCTTCACCGCATCAAAAGCAGTGTCGACTTCTTTTCCAGCTTTTTCTGCGGCACCTTCCTTTTCACATGCAACGATACCAACGGTAAAAATAACCACGCACAATGCGACAAAAATACGTTTAATTATCTCCACAGGTGCTCCTCCTCAAATAAAGTTTCATTGTGACCAACAACAGACCTCATAACTGATTAAACCACTTTTTCAGGTGACGATATGATTGCCACCTCGCGCTGAGGGAAGGGAATTGAGATGTTCCCCTCCTTTAACGCCGTAAAAATTGCACCATTGGCCAAAAAGCGCATTTGAAAATAGTTCCTGGTGGGCACCCAAAAACGAATCCCAATATTAATCGAAGAGTCGCCAAACTCATCAATCCCAATTTGAGGTGCAGGATCCTGACAAACATCTTCCAAGTTGGCGAGTGCTGACTTAATACGATAAACGGCCTCATTTGGATCGTGGTGATAGGCGATTCCGACTGTCGTTTCAACCACTTTATTAGCGAATGAGTTATGAATAATTTCACCGACAATATGTTTGTTCGGTATGGTGATCTGCTCATCATCTTCTGTTGTTAAAACGGTCGCGGCCAGTTTAATCTCCTTGACAATGCCGGTAACCCCCTGAACTGAGATGGTATTACCAACCACAAATGGCCGACTAATGATAATTGACAATCCAGCACCATAATTCGACACGGGCCCCTGGATCGCAAAACTGGCCCCAAAGGCGAGGGCGCTGACTGCCGCCACAAGAGGAGCGACAGAAATCCCAAACTGGCCGATGGTAATGATAACAACGAAAACAACAACCAGCATTTTAGCAACACTGCCGGTAAATTTACTGAGGGTCACGTCAAGGTTATGCTTTTCACAGAGTCGAATAACCAGCGCCGCAACCCAACTCGCCAGTTTAAGCCCTACAACAAGAACTATAAGTGCACCCAATATCTGAAAACTGTATTTCACAGCAAACTCAATGGCAACGGTATATAAACCCTCTAAGTTGGCAAGTTCTTCTTTCATGCTCAGTTCTCCTGGAATCTATTAGTCTCTTATTTCTTTTTAACCACCAGCCATAGAGCGTGAACAGAGCCAGGCAGAAGACCGCATAGCGTTAAAACAATATTGATCCAGAACTGAAACCCGATACCAACCGTTAAAAACGCAGCGACAGGTGGAAGAAATATGGCTAGTATAATTCGTACAATGTCCATAACAAGGCTCCTTTAAGAAAGATTTAAACAACCTTTATTTTTTTAGTGTTTCTATAAACGCATTAGCCTCTTTTATAGAGGCTTCCATCTCCTTAACCAGCAGAACAATATCACCTTCAACAGCCACCAGTTCATTCTGCAGCGAAGCAATAGCCTGCGCATTCAGATTATGCTTAAGATACAAAACCTGATCCTTAAAGGCGCTTAAGACGGGTGCTATTTTCTTCTCGGCTTTTTTCATGGCAGAAATAAGCTTGGCATAATGCGTACGAGTTGCATCAAGTTTTTGCTGACTGTCTTTGCGGAGCGCTGCACTTGAATATTCTTTCAACTCACTTTTCCATTCATCAAACAAAGCCTCTGAGACACTTTCAACTTTCTGAATTCTGTCATGTACAGCCTCAGCCTTTTTTTCACTTAGCTCATAGGTTTCATTAAGCGTATTGTACTTATCCTCTAAATCACCACCTTTAATCCCCAGCACCGTTGTAAATTGTTGGAGAGCTGATTTGAATTGCTCTTTAGCTTCAGACTGGGTATCGCGGGCTTCGGCCACTCGATCCATCATAATGTCGCGTTTATGAACGCCCATTTTCTCCATTGCACCATAGTAAACTGTTTGACAGCCATAAAGTCCAGGCATCGCCAGAATAAAAGCCAAACAAACTAAAACAAAAACTTTTCGAGCTATCTCCATACAACTCCCCCTTTTCTCAAAGTTAAAACACGCAAACCAATTAAAAACTCTATCCGACCAGGCATTGATGAGACCAATCGTCATTTTCACGTTAATTTACTCATCAAACAACTGTGTTTTACAAATATATGCAATATGTATAATATGAAATGATACCACTTTTCAAGTAATGACACACAACTGAAGAGATAGTTCGCAACACGCTCGATACTGAGAGGAAGACCATGCAAAACAAACAGTCCTTTTTTCAGCGCCTCAAAATGCTCTCTCGCCCAAAAAAAATAGCACTTTCAGTTCTGACAGGTTTCACTCTTTATGCTCTGGTCGGCTTTCTAATTCTCCCACCAATCATCAAACTCACTCTGGAGAAGAAACTGCCCCCCATTCTGCACAGAGATGTTTCCGTCAATAAGATACGGCTAAACCCTCTAACTCTCTCGGCAACAATTGAAGGCTTTCAGGTTCTCAAAAAAGAAGCAACTGGTCCGCTTGTTAGTTTTGAAAAACTGCACATCGATCTCCAGGCCGTCTCTGTATTTAAAGGCGCTTTGATTATTAAATCAGTGATGCTCAAGACTCCAACGATCAATTTCAGTCGCATCAACGACTCCACCTACAGCTTCTCGGATCTGATACCCAAAAATTCAGAGGAAACAGCTGCCACCAAACCCGCATCCCCATTTTTATTTTCAGTAAACAATATTGAAATTATCGGCGGTGATATTTCATTTTCTGACCAGCCAAAAGAAAAAACCCATCAAATCTCACAACTGAACTTGGCTCTGGCCAGCATTTCAAACTTACCCTATCATATTGAAACTTTTATCCAGCCCACCTTTTCAGCAAACGTGAACGGCACCCCTTTTGCCTTAGATGGTGTAACAAAACCTTTCGCAACCTCACGCGAAAGCGACATCAATATCGACATCAAAAACCTTAATATTGCCGAGTATGTTGCCTATCTACCGAACCCCACAAAGGCAGTCCTGTCGTCGTGCCTTCTCGACATCAATGGAAATCTTGATTTTACATCCACACAAAATAATAGCGCCACAAACACCCTTTCTTACACCGGAGAAATAGTCTTTAAAGAAATAGCCATTACTGACCAAGAGGGGAAACGCTATATTGAACTGCCCCGAATTACCATCACCACCGCGGCATCAAATCTTCTCGACCTTAAAGTTCACATCTCTAAGCTGGAGATTGAAGCCCCGAAGTTTATTGTGAAACGCACCAAAGACCAACAGATTCTGCCGCTGACCATTCTGCTTCCTGATGCAAACGAGTCCACGCCTCACCCCCCCGAAGAAAATAAAGGAGTTGAAATATCCGGCGAACCAGATCACTCCAACCCGTTTAACCTTGCCATCGATACTATCTCTCTGGTCAACGGGCAGCTTACCTATACAGACGAGACTGTTGATTCCTTTGAAACCATACTCCAGCCTTTCAATGTTCAAGTGAAGAACTTCAACACGGCACAGGGTAAAACGGCCAGTTACGATCTCTCGGTTTCAACAGAAACATCGGAAACAATCACCAGCACCGGCACAGTTCAACTCAACCCACTGGCAGCAAACGGCAATGTCAGGGTCAGCAAGGTTAGCCTTCCTAAATATATGCCCTATGCCAATGCCCTGTTGAGGCCCGAAATAACAAGCGGATCACTCGATTTTTCAACAGATTTCAGCGTCTCGATATCTCAAGACAACAGTCCGAAACTCCTTTTAGAGAACAGTACTGTTCTGCTTGAAAACTTTAAACTCTTAGACAAAGGCAAGCCTGTTATTGATCTTGCCGAACTTGCTCTTGTCGGTGGACAAATCGATCTTGCCAAAAAAACAATGCATCTTGAAAGTTTTACTTCAAAAAAAGCTTTGTTTACTGTCATTCGCGACCAGAACAGCCTACTTAACGTCAACTCATTTGTTATAGAACCAACCGCAAGCGAAAAGCAGGAAAGCACAAAACCTCTCGCCCCAGACACCTCCGAACAGTCGCAAGCCCCATGGGCCATCTCTTTAGGTTCAGCCAATTTTTCAGATCATGAGCTGATATTTCTGGATCAGAGCCTTGCCAAACCATCTACACTTCGCGCCCATAACATATCGATAAAGCTGGCAGGTTTTTCCACAACCGGCCCTCCCGGCAGCATCGATTTCTCAACAGAACTCAACAGTGCCGGTTCAATCAAAGCACGTGGAAAGGTTGGCATATCACCCGTATCAGCTGAACTTGAGACGGAGGTCAACCAGGTTGGATTCAAGCCCTTTCAAGCCTACGTTGATGAACTCTTCAATGTCCTGATTACTGACGGCAGTCTTTCTTCCAGTGGAACACTTACGCTGCATTCAGATTCGGAAAATCCCGTTTTAAACTTTACCGGCACTGGAGCCATCGACAATTTTGCCTCCATAGATACAAAGTTCAGAGAAGATCTCGCCCGCTGGAACAAAATCAGTCTGTCTTTGGCCTTTATCTCTGACCCCTTCAGGTTAGTGATTGATGATGTTCAATGGGACGAGCCTTACGCAAAAATCGTGATTTCCGACCAGGGAACTATCAACCTTTCAGAACTCACAAAAAAACCACCTTCAACTCCCCCATCGCAGGTACCCGCTTCTCAAGATCAAGCTGACCAACCAGCGGCTAAAGACATCACCATTAAGAAATTTACCGTAGACAAGGGCCAATTCGACTTTATCGATAATAAAATCAAGCCAGCCTACGCATCATCTCTAAGTGATTTTTCCGGTACTGTTACTG from Desulfobulbaceae bacterium carries:
- a CDS encoding mechanosensitive ion channel family protein, whose product is MKEELANLEGLYTVAIEFAVKYSFQILGALIVLVVGLKLASWVAALVIRLCEKHNLDVTLSKFTGSVAKMLVVVFVVIITIGQFGISVAPLVAAVSALAFGASFAIQGPVSNYGAGLSIIISRPFVVGNTISVQGVTGIVKEIKLAATVLTTEDDEQITIPNKHIVGEIIHNSFANKVVETTVGIAYHHDPNEAVYRIKSALANLEDVCQDPAPQIGIDEFGDSSINIGIRFWVPTRNYFQMRFLANGAIFTALKEGNISIPFPQREVAIISSPEKVV
- a CDS encoding YqaE/Pmp3 family membrane protein, which produces MDIVRIILAIFLPPVAAFLTVGIGFQFWINIVLTLCGLLPGSVHALWLVVKKK
- a CDS encoding DUF2959 domain-containing protein is translated as MEIARKVFVLVCLAFILAMPGLYGCQTVYYGAMEKMGVHKRDIMMDRVAEARDTQSEAKEQFKSALQQFTTVLGIKGGDLEDKYNTLNETYELSEKKAEAVHDRIQKVESVSEALFDEWKSELKEYSSAALRKDSQQKLDATRTHYAKLISAMKKAEKKIAPVLSAFKDQVLYLKHNLNAQAIASLQNELVAVEGDIVLLVKEMEASIKEANAFIETLKK
- a CDS encoding DUF748 domain-containing protein, which produces MQNKQSFFQRLKMLSRPKKIALSVLTGFTLYALVGFLILPPIIKLTLEKKLPPILHRDVSVNKIRLNPLTLSATIEGFQVLKKEATGPLVSFEKLHIDLQAVSVFKGALIIKSVMLKTPTINFSRINDSTYSFSDLIPKNSEETAATKPASPFLFSVNNIEIIGGDISFSDQPKEKTHQISQLNLALASISNLPYHIETFIQPTFSANVNGTPFALDGVTKPFATSRESDINIDIKNLNIAEYVAYLPNPTKAVLSSCLLDINGNLDFTSTQNNSATNTLSYTGEIVFKEIAITDQEGKRYIELPRITITTAASNLLDLKVHISKLEIEAPKFIVKRTKDQQILPLTILLPDANESTPHPPEENKGVEISGEPDHSNPFNLAIDTISLVNGQLTYTDETVDSFETILQPFNVQVKNFNTAQGKTASYDLSVSTETSETITSTGTVQLNPLAANGNVRVSKVSLPKYMPYANALLRPEITSGSLDFSTDFSVSISQDNSPKLLLENSTVLLENFKLLDKGKPVIDLAELALVGGQIDLAKKTMHLESFTSKKALFTVIRDQNSLLNVNSFVIEPTASEKQESTKPLAPDTSEQSQAPWAISLGSANFSDHELIFLDQSLAKPSTLRAHNISIKLAGFSTTGPPGSIDFSTELNSAGSIKARGKVGISPVSAELETEVNQVGFKPFQAYVDELFNVLITDGSLSSSGTLTLHSDSENPVLNFTGTGAIDNFASIDTKFREDLARWNKISLSLAFISDPFRLVIDDVQWDEPYAKIVISDQGTINLSELTKKPPSTPPSQVPASQDQADQPAAKDITIKKFTVDKGQFDFIDNKIKPAYASSLSDFSGTVTGLSSKVATQADVKFEGKLNQFSPILISGSINPLAKDLFADLKIDFHDIDLSPTSPYTGKHLGYKTDKGKLTLNLHYIVQGREILAKNHLFLDQFTLGETVESPDAVSLPIHLALALLKNRSGEIILNIPVQGNLDDPQFSIASVVVKVLFNLITKAVTSPFALLGALIPDGEDLQLVPFKPGLASISDEHSNNLTQIASVLYERPGLRMDIVGKVDPQKDGQAIEELRFQKMIKLQKAKDQQKNAFSKDALPDIEDIVVSEEEYPQYLFMA